A single window of Rana temporaria chromosome 1, aRanTem1.1, whole genome shotgun sequence DNA harbors:
- the LOC120936046 gene encoding uncharacterized protein LOC120936046, whose protein sequence is MSHSPRNKDPHTISPAHSKRTRKSSRSRDNDSPVRRSDSSRHRSHSSRRRSRSPRHRSQRSRSRGHDHSPSSRSQRRKKCWTCGATPLPDKVVCKDCFTDYASSREQENRQAVELLDKAMRDSFSKLLAAVPVQPTSQVPQTQNVEPSLPGPSTVGQPVLPTDRSGRDSSPGDDSEYSAEESESSGFSFSLVSPFIQAVKSAISWKEDDPPQEATSYFPFLKRKQILFPLMGEISQIILNEWAKPDKKFSLTRLNKLYPLPESGTQALNSMPVVDASVVRLAKNVTLPMEDSTSFKDPIDRRIDLELKRSYLAAGAACKPAIALTSVSNAIRSWTDNIETALRQNVPTEDVIKALEELRLSADFVGVAAIDTIRCSARSMLHSVMAKRALWLKPWSADLSSKQSWCKIPFDGKALFGDKMDNAISRLSGGKSGMLPQDRRTRRFRGGPSRFRRSDSRDFRNSGQFRDNRRPWRGTQQSFLNRKMKAPPAPQEQKQSF, encoded by the exons ATGAGTCATTCACCGCGTAACAAAGATCCTCACACCATTAG ccctgcccactccaagaggaCCAGAAAGTCATCAAGATCTCGTGATAATGACAGCCCAGTCCGCAGATCGGATTCCTCGCGACACCGGTCCCACTCATCAAGGCGAAGATCCCGATCTCCACGCCATAGATCACAGAGGTCAAGATCCAGGGGTCATGATCACTCTCCATCTTCAAGAAGTCAAAGAAGGAAGAAGTGTTGGACATGCGGGGCTACGCCACTACCCGACAAGGTAGTTTGTAAGGACTGCTTTACGGACTATGCGTCCAGCCGCGAGCAGGAAAATCGGCAGGCAGTAGAACTGCTGGACAAAGCTATGAGAGACTCCTTCTCCAAGCTCTTGGCTGCTGTCCCTGTTCAGCCGACCTCGCAGGTACCACAGACTCAGAATGTGGAACCCAGTCTCCCGGGGCCCTCAACAGTCGGGCAACCTGTACTACCGACTGATCGGTCAGGCAGAGACTCCTCACCCGGAGATGACTCGGAGTATTCAGCAGAGGAATCAGAATCCTCAGGGTTCAGCTTTTCCCTGGTAAGCCCGTTTATCCAGGCAGTTAAGTCAGCAATCTCCTGGAAAGAGGATGATCCCCCTCAAGAGGCGACAAGCTATTTTCCCTTTCTCAAAAGGAAGCAGATTCTGTTCCCGTTAATGGGGGAGATAAGCCAGATCATTCTCAATGAATGGGCAAAGCCTGATAAAAAGTTCTCTTTGACCCGGCTCAACAAGTTGTATCCCTTACCAGAATCTGGAACACAGGCACTAAACTCTATGCCTGTGGTGGATGCATCAGTAGTCCGCCTTGCCAAAAACGTGACCTTACCAATGGAGGATTCCACCTCCTTCAAGGATCCCATAGACAGGCGTATTGACCTAGAACTAAAGAGGAGCTACTTGGCGGCAGGAGCAGCCTGTAAACCGGCCATCGCCCTCACGTCAGTCTCTAATGCCATTAGGTCATGGACAGATAACATTGAGACTGCTCTGCGTCAAAACGTCCCAACAGAAGACGTAATAAAAGCCTTAGAGGAACTCAGGCTATCAGCAGACTTTGTCGGAGTCGCTGCCATTGATACCATCAGATGCTCGGCGAGATCTATGTTACACTCTGTGATGGCAAAAAGGGCCTTGTGGCTGAAACCCTGGTCAGCTGACCTTTCATCCAAACAGAGCTGGTGCAAAATTCCCTTTGATGGGAAGGCGCTTTTCGGAGATAAGATGGATAACGCAATCTCTaggctgtcaggagggaagtctGGTATGCTCCCACAAGACAGGAGAACACGAAGATTCAGAGGTGGTCCCTCTAGGTTCCGCCGCTCAGATTCAAGAGACTTCAGAAATTCGGGTCAATTCAGAGACAACAGAAGACCTTGGAGAGGCACTCAGCAATCCTTCTTGAACAGAAAGATGAAAGCCCCTCCGGCTCCTCAGGAGCAAAAGCAGTCCTTTTGA